CTGAAAAATCATTATTCTTCACTAAGTTTTTGCAGGGGCGGATAGGGCCTTGAGTGGTTGGCATGGGTGGGTATGGATCCTCAGCTACTTCAGGTCCAATATCTTGTTTCTGCCGCTGCTTATGATCAAATGCCGCCCATCCAGGCAACTTCTCCTTCGCCCGTGGATTCTTCGTTCCCAAGGGACCACCATAAACACTCATCTTGCTTAGTCAAATTTGAACCCCAGCCCACCCCACGAGATGCAATCACTTGATAGTTGATACCTTTAATGAGTGCACTAGGACCGAtgaaactgaaactttaataaacccaaaaagaaaattgcCTGCAATAGAACATAatcattgagattttttttccataattCATAGTTTCATGCCACATATGAAGACactaatgaagaagatgatgcgTGGTTGAGAGATTACTAAGACTTGCAATCAAGACACCTACTAGTTAAATTACGGCAATTGAAGCAGCAATCATAAGAACATATTCTTCCTTGAAGGATATACAAATTTTGCTTCTATAATCCACTCAAATATAAATGAAATCGAACAtatataaaaggggaaaaagGCAAATCAGATTGATTGACAATACTTTTCAAAATTATCtcgaaatttaatttattagtaaACCTTAAGAATACTAATTCTTCAACAAAAAAACGTTGAACACGGATtgtcagggaaaaaaaaggaataccTTTTGTGTTGATTAAATAAGCGAGCGCGTCGTTTCAGCTATCATTTAGGAAGAAAACCAAACCAAGGCGTTAAGCGATCGAAAAGCTGAGATTGAGATATCAACGGAAACGCCGCAGCAAGATCAGATTGCTTTCCACAAACTCCAATAATGAATACAGAGGATGAAAGGACTCTGCATCTCATATCCATATATTTGATCTTACTCTTGCGTTGTTCTTCGTTCAAAGGGAGAGGATTTCAgaattgtttcttcttcttcttccctgaGGAGGAGAATGATTGGAATTTGGAATGGGAAGGTAAACGTAGGTCAAGGAAGGACAATATGCAATTACGATATGGTCCCTCGCCGACTTTTATCCTTAATTCTGCGGCATTCTATAATGGATGGGTGACATTGGAAATTAACGTTGGCAAATTTTCAACGCCAAAGTTGTGGAGACGCATTAGGTTTTGATACTCGAATCGACTCGAGAGTTTTGAATtcgattttcaaaaataatatctTTGTGATCACGTATTAGGCTTTGACCCAAAGTGCACCTGACAGGCCCCAAATCcgaaaatttattgtcttcatgTGTGGGTTTTATGGGTGTTAAAAAATTGTTGAAACATAACCGACCActtatttgcaaaaaaaaaaaaaaattacttggaGCAGATTGAAATAACCGTCGACCGCCGATAATCTACTATTGATTCGGTTAAATTACCCTAGAAAAATGACCGTCCGTTTACACCTCTAGTGGGCTTGATaaatgaaagaaattaaaatcaGAGAGAAGACTATACGCCACCCCCCATGTGCCGGTCAGTTCATTTAGTCGCCAAAACCGCACACAAAAGCCTAGAAATGACATGCTAGATACCAGCAGGGGCGACGTGTATTCGTGAGTGTGGCGGAATGGGGCGCACATTGGAATGGGCGGGCCGGGCGAAACACATGGGAGGAATCCCTCGAAAGATGGTTTTAATGGCGGTGGGTGCCTGCGCCAAAGCTGTGGTTAATCTGCTGAATACAAGCTCCGTCCACAACTCCGACACACTAATTCGTCTCGTGCGGTCCAGACCCCCTGGTGTGCCTCTCATCACGGTCAGCAATCACATGTCCACCTTGGACGATCCACTCATGTGGGGGTTCAAGGGTTTCCCAATCACGGATCCTGATCTGGGTCGATGGGTGCTTGCTGCTGAAGACATTTGTTTCAAGAATGCTGTATATTCTTACTTCTTCAGGCTCGGTCAGTGCGTaatcttttgttcttcttgttttttgtatCACTGGTCTTGTTTTCATTTCATAATGGAGAAGTTCAATGCTGATTAGTTTTCTCATGACTACTTGAAATTTCTGAAAATTGTGGAATAATTTGAACATTAACATAATGAAGCATGATTGCCATAGTTATAGTTTGCTTCTTAGTACCTGCATTTGCCTAATGTTTTGTTTTCAGTGTCAAATTGGGCTTGCCACATGATTTATGCTTCTGACTAAGCTTTTGGTTCTGAAAAATGGGAAATTGGGCAGGGAAATGCATACCTATTACGCGAGGTGGTGGAATTTATCAAGAACACATGAATGAGGCTCTTGACCGCTTAAGTGAAGGAGCATGGGTATTTAACTTAATATTTTGTAGCTTGTCTTCTGTATGGTTGAATGGACTCTTTCATGGATTGGGGAATATATTCTTTCATGCAGTCTTCGAAGCTCGTTTATGTTAGTAATATAAATCTTCAGACATAGGATTGTATTGTCTCTAAGGCCTACAAAAAAGGAACTTTGATGTCAATTTCTATCATGGGTGCTACTGAAAGTGTTATACAATTCCCTTGAAAAAAGTTTTGGAAACCTAATTCTCCTTCTAGGAATTATTTTTTATTCGTACGGAAGGGTCTTGGGTGAGAATCCTCACCATTTTTGTCTTATAATTTAAGTGGTTTGGTTGGAGATTGGTGAATAGATATTTTCTTTGCAAGGAAATGAAGGAGCATGTGATTCATCCGATCCTTGGAGGACGTAGTTAAAGGTTGTCATTCTCTGTATGATAACAATGAGAGATGAAAGAAACATGCATTCCAAAATGGAAATGTTTTGAAGACTTTTGttaaagaggaagaaaggagCTTTTTGAAGGAAAGGAGAGTCTGTTAGATATGATCATTGATTCATTTTCACcattaatttttgaatttgctGCAACTGCAATCCTGGTATTTGCACTGCTTCAGCGGTGTTTTATATATTTCCTCTTGCAATCCATGTAAAATCTAGTGGCATGGCTTGGTACCCTTACCCTTAATGAAATTCCTCttgtgcattcccaaagaaGGGTATATGTGCCAATGGTTTCTCTTGTGATTCTAatacttctcttcttttcaATTGACAGCTACATACATTTCCCGAAGGAAAAGTAAGTCAAGAAGACGCACCTAttagacaattaaaatgggGAACTGCTAGTCTTATTGTTCGTTCACCAATAACCCCGATAGTTTTGCCAATTGTTCATCAAGGTTTTGAAAAGGTACTTCTTTATTTCCTATCATGTTTCTTATATGGACATTTAGTACttaataattcttttattagTCTCTTCCTCTATGTACAAATTTGTGCCGCTTAGAGTGAGCTAATCATTCCCTTACATTTTTTTAGTCATAAGAGACTGGTGTTTCTGGCATACAATAGCAGCAGTGAGTCAGTGACACTTCTTTCTTTGCACTACTTTGAGGGCTTAATTTGGTGTTTGAAAGGCAAATAATGTTTACGGTCCAAGGATTTCTCTTGAATTAATAATTGGACAAAAAATGAGGAGTTGTTAGTCGTGTCCCTGTAGCGTTATTATTGGATCATTTAACTGAAAAGGAATAGAGACATACTTGATGAAGAAGAATCTTTGTTAGAGGTGATCTGGGATAGATGATTAAAAATGCTTTCTTTCGCgatgaaaaaaatgtcaaaattagTTTGATCTTTTGCATGGTTGGCAAATTGATGTAAATCAAAGTGTTGATGTTTTAGACTTTAATATTGCTTCTGTAATTAGATGACacaatccattaaaaaaaatgtgaatccCTTTATTGCATACTATAATACCGTTAGCTCTTTcgaaaaagaaaatttcttttGCAGATGGACTTGAAATAAATGGTTATATGTTATTGGATTACTAGAAATAGGTTTATTTGACCTGAAGTAATCTCAATTTTCTTTCTGGTTCTCATTTCCCCTTGGTTCCATTACATTTTACAGGTGATGCCTGAAAACTTTTTCCTGGGCAGAAGACCACCTTTTCCGTTGTGGAAAAAGAACATCAACATAATCGTTGGGGAGCCAATAGAATTGGACCTTTCCAAAATGAAAGAGGTGGCAATATCTACGTCTCGTAAATTATCATTTCCTACTATGGGATGGCCCAGCACTAACCCTCATAGACTGGATGAAGCAGCACAGAGAT
This genomic stretch from Tripterygium wilfordii isolate XIE 37 chromosome 22, ASM1340144v1, whole genome shotgun sequence harbors:
- the LOC119990842 gene encoding N-acylphosphatidylethanolamine synthase gives rise to the protein MGRTLEWAGRAKHMGGIPRKMVLMAVGACAKAVVNLLNTSSVHNSDTLIRLVRSRPPGVPLITVSNHMSTLDDPLMWGFKGFPITDPDLGRWVLAAEDICFKNAVYSYFFRLGKCIPITRGGGIYQEHMNEALDRLSEGAWLHTFPEGKVSQEDAPIRQLKWGTASLIVRSPITPIVLPIVHQGFEKVMPENFFLGRRPPFPLWKKNINIIVGEPIELDLSKMKEVAISTSRKLSFPTMGWPSTNPHRLDEAAQRCLYAAISDRIRTVMERLRCFARSF